TGTTCTTCATTGGTGAGAGCAACATGGcacaaggaggtcaaacgtcttcctctctagtgatgatccatacAACAGGGTTGCAACGACGTACCTCAAATCTTCGAACCTACTATCTAAGGAAGAgaatgagagaggagaataggaggtggctactaagaagccccagcctatgggcctttagttccctcatatttatagaggccccctagttaaccctaatgattggtactagatctccatccaattacccaagcctcttagattagtgggtctctacccaataatctcttattagctcttattggatctcatccataggatccaataattcaggggcttattggatttccaataagataggagctccagcggatatctcatatccgaacctctattcgtcgcaacacctactatatgtgtgtgaccctctaagcctgacatcgagctggccatgagtcatacctattagaatttcttcttgctcagtgaattttatctctataataattcactcgactcatcaactatggacgtactaggccactacgccgtagtccctaaacgatacaggagaatccaatcctttggacctatctgtcctcgattatcatgtacctatagtccctcattcatctaatatcttagagaccatatagcgggcatggtgttgttaggcccatacggtttctcctcgagtctcgctctaatcggattctcccggagaactctttctctcttaatttgaatgacctttgccaaggatttgtttgagcaagaacacacaagatatttctctcatgataccgaaagCGGATGATcttatatcgacactcaataactctcataaggttggttgtcactctcAATAATTggttatactagatttggaacttccaaacctataaatctggtatcaaagagtggagtactcatactagACATCCttgtattgaatcttagattttgatgataaaactaattgatagagtttattatttgatctacgttttgagtgacacaggaagcttcgatcaggtagAGAcaataaaagcaggaagaatcatgttgggccggagaaaaacatatcagaagattagatgtcgcgtcgaaggatcggtcgacatatcgatggaagacttcgagccatgagtttgggcatcgggtcaagaagagtgaatattgcaccaaggaaatcaaagttgcggaggtcaattagccgattgggcaataggccacaagagaggacgatgcgccgaagaatcagacgaagcgtcgatgaaccaatgacatgccagacaatatttgattagcttagtaataattgtctatatcgaagtgagttttaagtgtgtaggattaactacgatagcaagacataaagaaaaatgaagtcccagagttaagaatgcggtttcgttgagagttcgagagttcgtcggaagtctggacgttcatcaaaAATTATGTCAAAATTGATCAAGAAGTCTAAGACCTTCTCAACGAAGCTCATCGTAACTCGTCAAAAATATTGTCCAAGAGTTCGAGAGCTAGCACTCTcaactttttgttttgttgttcAACTCATTGGAGTTTAAATTTTGTTTATATAATAGCCATCAGGTTTCTTGAATACAATTTAGAAGGACACCTCACATACATGTGAATAGAAGCCATGATAACATGAAActtcatatatttatattttcttcccTCTGAAACAAAATCTTTGGAGTTCTTACGGTACCCAAGTTTATAAACAAGTCATGTCTCAAGATTTGGTATGACTTTTTCAGATAAAGCTAGTACTAGTATATTCTAGGTTTTGTTGGCCCTGTAATCTCCTTATTCTTCTTAATTATCTTCTCTTCGAGCCTCGAAGATCTTTTCTTGCATTCATTTGTATCCTAATTCTTCTTTGTTGTCTTCTCCTCATCAAGTCTTTTCTCACACTCATTTGTGTATCCTAATTTCTGATGATCTTCTTAATCTCTATAAGGAAAACCAAATCAAAACAAAGAAATTACAAACTAAGAGATTGAAAAAACAACATTAGGTTGGAAATCAGAATCCGGCTAGCTGCCTAGATGTAAAACAATGTCATTTTATGCTTAATGCATGTTAGCCAATGCGATTGTAATAACTTAGCAACTAGAATCTGATAAGAAATAAGAATCTCATGTAATCTTGGACACTTACCCCAACAGTTGGAAGACAAAGGCCTACGGAGAGAACAGGAAATATATTTGCAAGTGGTTGGACTGTTGTTGAACATGAACTATACACCAAAATCAAATTCTTCATGTGGTGACTGACAAGCAAGAAATTTAGGGCCTCACTAAACCTTGGCATCCATGATATCCTCTAAGATACCACCTATATATGTTCAGCATAAACTGTATCTTACATTCTCATCCTCTGTCTGTCTTTTCTCCTTTCTATTTTCTTTCTAGTAATGAAAATGCCAAACGTCAAAGGATGCAACCACTAATGATAATGCTTCTCCCTCCTTCCCTAAAAACAGCACTGGAGAAGTAAGTGTATGGTAACATAAGGGTATAGGCTAAACTATCATAATTGCCGCCACCAAACACCCAACCAAACGTTTTCTTGGTTTCCTTTCAATATCAATTAAATGTACCCAGTAATCTAAATTTAGGACTAAGCATCAAGGAGCACTTTTGGGATGAGAAAAAGGAAATTTGCCCTCTCCTGGGAAGAAAAGATGGATTTCAGACAAAAAGTATCAAAGACTAAACAGATATTCTGGATAAATAAATATAGATTTACAGATACATATGATCAAATGTAGCATATAGGTGTTTTTACTGCATGATAAGCTATCGAAAAACTCCAATTGATACCTTGAGAGAAGGGCTACGTAAGGGAGAATCGAAGGAAAGATTTGGAGCGAAACATATCCACCAACAAGAACCACAGCAAGGCCTTTGCACGATCAGGTGAATCCTGTAAAAAAGCTGCTGCTCTGCATTTACAAAATATAGCAGCATATATAGATTTGTGATATCTCAAAATGTTAAATGGATGTGCAAAAGGCAGTCTTCAATAAATGAGAACATTTCGATGCCAATATTTACATCGTCTTGAATATTGAGATATTTGATACATTATCATGTTGTACTTGCATCAATTAGTAGCACCAATTAGTCTAACAGCTTGCAGGATTCGATTCTACATCATTTCGTTGTTATGTTTATTTGGGGCATTCATCATCGACCTTCAAACATCGTGACCGACACATTGTTGATGGACAACAAGTCCTGCTTGCTCGTCGAGGAATCGGGTTCCAGCGGCCCTCTCATAGCAACAAAGCCCGGTTGCCTCGGCTGCGGCAGCAGCGCGCTGTCGCTTCCCAACATGAACAGCACCGACGACATCGTCGGTCGGTCCTCCGGTCGCTCCTGAACGCACAGAAGGCCGACCTTCATGCACCTCAAGACTTCCGCCTTGGGGTACGAGTCGCCGATGGCTTCGTCGACCAAGTCGATGCCTTTACCTTCTCTCCATAGGCTCCACGTCTGAAGGCAATCACTGTTAGTGGCACACCGAGGGAGGAAGACGACGATGAGTTCTTATACTTACGTATCCCAGAAGATTGAGGTTGCGTGACGAGTCATAGATTCCTCTGTTCTTTTTGCCGCTGATGATCTCAAGTACCAATACGCCGAAACTGAACACATCAGATTTCACGGAGAAGATTCCATCCATGGCGTATTCGGGAGACATGTATCCGCTGCAGTAATGGCAAGAGTAAGAAGCGTCTTTGATTCTGCTGGTCACGATGCACATGTATCATGTGTTCTTGAAGTCTTACTATGTTCCGACGACTCTCTTGGTGTTTACTTCCGTTTCGTCCCCTCCAAATATCCTTGCCATGCCGAAGTCAGATATCTTGGGGTTCATGTGCATGTCGAGAAGAATGTTGCTAGCTTTCAGATCCCTGTGGATGATCCTCAATCTGGAATCCTGATGGAGGTACAGAAGACCTCGAGCAATCCCAACTATGATGCTGTAACGCGTTGGCCAGTTCAGCAACCAACCCTTGGCTTTATCTGAGCAAAGATTCTCATGATGAGTGATGAATGGAGATGCAAAATGCCATAAGAAGGTGAAAGGATGAACTGATCACCAAAGAGGAAGGAGTCCAAGCTTCCGTTGGGCATGTACTCGTAGATCAACATCCTTTCTTCTCCTTGAATGCAGCAACCAAGAAGGCGAACAAGGTTACGGTGCTGCAGCTTGGCGATCAGCACCACCTCGTTCATGAACTCATCGATGCCCTGCACCGATGTCTTGGACAACCTCTTCACAGCTATCTCTTGTTCGTCCTCCAGCTTGCCCTGCGAGCTTCTGGTTGAGAGCAGCCAAATTGGTGAAACTGTAAACCGCGAGACTCGGTCGATTCCCTACCTTGTACACGGGACCAAAACCCCCCTCGCCGAGCTTGTTTTCTATGGAAAAGTTGCCTGTGGCGTCCGCGACCGTTCCCAGATCGAACAACGGGAGGTCCAAGACCTTCGCTTCTGTTCCTTCATCGTTACGTCGCTCTGTGAAGGAGGTGGCCATGCCTGACATACCTGCTGAGTGATAACAACTGGTGAAGGATTCCTCTCAAGTGCTGGTAACAAGGTAAAGAAGAACAAGTGTCGATGGTACGTCTGctgcttcttttcttccttctccaaACACAGCAACCGACCAAAGCTAGGATTGAGATGAAGAGAGCAAGGATCACACTGATCACGGTTAAATGGATCCGGTGATGACTTGATTCTGAGTCTGAAATATCAAcatgatcatatgaaaacaaGAACAAAATTATCTGTTCTCCTCAGAAAAAAACCTTCGAGAAACTTGCAGTATATATTAGCATGATATTTTAAGTACCACCACCTTCAGAGATGTCAAATACTGCTTGGACTATTTTTCCTATGAGCTAAATATCACAAATGGCAACGAGAAAAAAAGGGTCTGTGGTCAATGGCGGCTTCATTGTTGACTTCTTACATTCACATGCTGCTTTTATCCCTTCTttgtatatatattcttatttttttattagtaatttttaccaagaaataataaaaagtacATGggactttttcataaaatttgacCAAATATATAGAAATCaagtttttaattttaatatatgcGTTTAAATTATACCTTAATGTGCGCCACTATATTTGACTCTCTAAATGAGATTCAAAATCAAAGCAATCGATCATGGCTACCCTCCTCCAAATCATGGCTACAGCCCTCCCTATTATGAATCATAAAGCAATCGATCATGGCTAACCCTCGCCATCACCCGTCTCTCTGGTCGACGCTAACAGGCTTCAGCCCCGAATTGCTGGCGACTGCGGGCTTCCCGCAGCCAGCGATCTAAACTAAGCGAGACCGAGCTGTACATACCTAGATCGGCGGCCGCCGCCCTGACATAGAGATCCTGTCCTCCACTGCCGAACACCCTCAGATCTGTGAGATTAGTACTCCATAGTAAgcacccgctgccgctcccgctgaTGTTGGCTTGAGCGTAG
This DNA window, taken from Musa acuminata AAA Group cultivar baxijiao chromosome BXJ3-7, Cavendish_Baxijiao_AAA, whole genome shotgun sequence, encodes the following:
- the LOC103991143 gene encoding receptor-like serine/threonine-protein kinase SD1-8 isoform X2, which codes for MRRVSGASFLLYILIPLLGPSNGADTWTLDHPLADDGQPLISERGSFALGFFSPNGSDSRYIGIWYHKISVQTVVWVANRQRPVTGSHGSLSVAANGTLIITGENSTVVWSSPPLALSDPVAQLLDDGNFVVREADGISSDPNSFAWQSFDYPTDTLLPGMKLGWNLTTGFNRTLTSWASAIDPAPGEYTFGIDLRGDPQVFEWSGTRPVWRGGPWNGVRFAGIPQMVSYNKFSVQFFVDATQVVYVFHTIDASIVSRVVMNHSGTAQRLLWVDDSKFWNPIWYAPMDPCDTIFPCGPNAVCDTSRPPLCGCPQGFQPKNPTNWEFRDGSDGCVRKSEVDCRNGTDGFVLVSGAKLPDTSSSTVEWVGTTLDQCRAKCLKNCSCTAYAQANISGSGSGCLLWSTNLTDLRVFGSGGQDLYVRAAAADLDSESSHHRIHLTVISVILALFISILALVGCCVWRRKKRSSRRMSGMATSFTERRNDEGTEAKVLDLPLFDLGTVADATGNFSIENKLGEGGFGPVYKGKLEDEQEIAVKRLSKTSVQGIDEFMNEVVLIAKLQHRNLVRLLGCCIQGEERMLIYEYMPNGSLDSFLFDKAKGWLLNWPTRYSIIVGIARGLLYLHQDSRLRIIHRDLKASNILLDMHMNPKISDFGMARIFGGDETEVNTKRVVGTYGYMSPEYAMDGIFSVKSDVFSFGVLVLEIISGKKNRGIYDSSRNLNLLGYTWSLWREGKGIDLVDEAIGDSYPKAEVLRCMKVGLLCVQERPEDRPTMSSVLFMLGSDSALLPQPRQPGFVAMRGPLEPDSSTSKQDLLSINNVSVTMFEGR
- the LOC103991143 gene encoding receptor-like serine/threonine-protein kinase SD1-8 isoform X1, which produces MRRVSGASFLLYILIPLLGPSNGADTWTLDHPLADDGQPLISERGSFALGFFSPNGSDSRYIGIWYHKISVQTVVWVANRQRPVTGSHGSLSVAANGTLIITGENSTVVWSSPPLALSDPVAQLLDDGNFVVREADGISSDPNSFAWQSFDYPTDTLLPGMKLGWNLTTGFNRTLTSWASAIDPAPGEYTFGIDLRGDPQVFEWSGTRPVWRGGPWNGVRFAGIPQMVSYNKFSVQFFVDATQVVYVFHTIDASIVSRVVMNHSGTAQRLLWVDDSKFWNPIWYAPMDPCDTIFPCGPNAVCDTSRPPLCGCPQGFQPKNPTNWEFRDGSDGCVRKSEVDCRNGTDGFVLVSGAKLPDTSSSTVEWVGTTLDQCRAKCLKNCSCTAYAQANISGSGSGCLLWSTNLTDLRVFGSGGQDLYVRAAAADLDSESSHHRIHLTVISVILALFISILALVGCCVWRRKKRSSRPGMSGMATSFTERRNDEGTEAKVLDLPLFDLGTVADATGNFSIENKLGEGGFGPVYKGKLEDEQEIAVKRLSKTSVQGIDEFMNEVVLIAKLQHRNLVRLLGCCIQGEERMLIYEYMPNGSLDSFLFDKAKGWLLNWPTRYSIIVGIARGLLYLHQDSRLRIIHRDLKASNILLDMHMNPKISDFGMARIFGGDETEVNTKRVVGTYGYMSPEYAMDGIFSVKSDVFSFGVLVLEIISGKKNRGIYDSSRNLNLLGYTWSLWREGKGIDLVDEAIGDSYPKAEVLRCMKVGLLCVQERPEDRPTMSSVLFMLGSDSALLPQPRQPGFVAMRGPLEPDSSTSKQDLLSINNVSVTMFEGR